The following are encoded in a window of Alphaproteobacteria bacterium genomic DNA:
- a CDS encoding phosphotransferase family protein, which produces MDRAEQNEGTGAVREGHGFNSARLERWMSREVEGYAGPLRVEQFKGGQSNPTYKLVTPARSYVLRRKPPGKLLPGAHAVDREYRVITALGAQGFPVARSYGLCLDEEVIGTPFYVMEMVEGRIFWDPAFLDVPREERAAYFDAMNATIAALHLIDPEAAGLADYGKPGNYFARQIGRWSKQYLADVEAGRLAAMDSLVEWLPENIPPDEPEPRVIHGDFRCDNMIFHASEPRVLAVLDWELSTLGHPLADFSYHLMMYRMPDALAGRDLEALSIPNEEDYIAAYCARTGRDGIAEMDFYMAFNLFRLAGILHGIKGRLVRGTAASAHAAEMVGRLEPLAELAWAQAVKAGAR; this is translated from the coding sequence ATGGATCGCGCCGAGCAGAATGAAGGGACCGGAGCCGTGCGCGAGGGCCACGGCTTCAATTCCGCGCGGCTCGAACGATGGATGTCGCGCGAGGTCGAAGGCTATGCCGGCCCGCTTCGAGTGGAGCAGTTCAAGGGCGGCCAATCGAATCCGACCTACAAGCTGGTGACTCCCGCTCGAAGCTACGTCCTGCGCCGCAAGCCGCCGGGCAAGCTGCTCCCGGGCGCGCACGCGGTCGACCGCGAATATCGGGTCATCACCGCGCTTGGGGCCCAAGGCTTTCCCGTTGCGCGGAGCTACGGCCTGTGCCTCGACGAGGAGGTGATCGGAACGCCCTTCTACGTGATGGAGATGGTCGAGGGCCGAATCTTCTGGGATCCGGCCTTTCTCGATGTACCGCGCGAGGAGCGCGCGGCCTATTTCGACGCGATGAACGCGACCATCGCCGCGCTCCATCTCATCGATCCCGAGGCTGCGGGCCTCGCCGACTATGGCAAGCCGGGCAACTATTTCGCCCGGCAGATCGGCCGCTGGTCGAAGCAATATCTCGCCGACGTCGAGGCCGGCCGGCTCGCGGCGATGGACAGTCTCGTGGAATGGCTCCCCGAAAACATCCCCCCCGACGAGCCCGAGCCGCGCGTGATCCACGGCGATTTCCGCTGCGACAACATGATCTTCCATGCCAGCGAGCCGCGTGTGCTCGCGGTGCTCGATTGGGAGCTTTCCACGCTCGGCCATCCGCTGGCGGACTTCTCCTACCATTTGATGATGTACCGGATGCCCGATGCGCTGGCCGGCCGGGACCTCGAAGCGCTCAGCATTCCGAACGAGGAAGACTACATCGCCGCTTATTGCGCGCGGACCGGGCGCGACGGCATTGCGGAGATGGACTTCTACATGGCGTTCAACCTGTTCCGCCTCGCCGGCATCCTCCACGGAATCAAGGGCCGCCTCGTCCGCGGCACCGCCGCGTCCGCCCATGCCGCCGAGATGGTGGGCCGGCTCGAGCCGCTGGCCGAGCTCGCCTGGGCGCAGGCCGTGAAAGCGGGGGCACGCTGA